AATGTATAAACCGAACAAAGTAAGCGCTAGCACCGCCAGCCAGCCAAGCGTTGAGCGTTGAAAATACCAACTTCCAGACTTTATGCGGGCAATCAAGTCGGCCAACATAAACATCCAGAACGCGACCGTAGTCATAGACATGTTCTGTAATCCAGTACGCAGCGTACCCGGCAGCCCTCCCCAGCGATCGGGCAGAGCCCCCGTTTGCGACCACCGCCACATCGACATCACGAATAACGCAAACAACAGAAACCATATCCCCCAGTAAACTGCCATTAGAACCGCTTTCATATTACCGCTGAGCGCCTTGACGACTATGATTGCTGTCAAAAACACCGTCAACTGCATTAACCACTGCCCGCGTAATTCATTTAATGAATTACCGGGAAATGGCGAAATCAGAAACGCCTGAAAATAAGCCCATGCCGTAAATGCCGCAAGCAACACAAAAAGCATAATGGGTCCGCGCCATACGAATGATCTGATTGGAGCGCGCACAGTTTTGAGGCGAAGGTTGCGCCACATCACCAATCCTGTGATCAACAATAAAGCTGTGAGTGAATTTCGCAATGCGATTGTTCCTGGTATTGGCCACACAATGGTCAATGCCGAAACCATCAACAGCACAACCCTCTCCCCCCATGTGCTCTCGATCAGTATTTCAAAGTATTTCATAGATATGCACCATCGGTAATATTTAATTGACAGTTATACAAAAGACACATTAGTAAACTAGGCAAGCGAAAATTAACTTGCATGACATGCAAAACATGATACTGACAGGTATCGATTAACTTAGACCTCATAAAATCCTGTTTTCGCGCCTTATACGGCGGGAAAAATGGCATCATTCCCGAAGCCCATCGCCAAAGATACAGATGGAACCAAGGCGCCCCAGAGCACTCAACATCCTCATCATGCTATGCCAGCAAGAATTGCATTTTCGGCGACATAAAAGTTGATAGAATATATCATTTGATCTGGCTCGCAGTAAGGAATCATCCTGCTCCCGGCAACACCCTGCTCTCACCACGAACGCCTGATGCACCTTTTGGTCATATACACCAGATTGGGTCATATACACGAGACATCGGCTGAGGCAAGCCACTGCCGAAACTCTGCCCGCGGATCACTCGGGCGCTCCGACTTCAGCCACAATCCATCTCACACCCGAGGCTCATCAGACGCCCCCTAGTGTGACAAGATTACGGATAAAACCAAATTGGCAGAAAAATGACAATACTTGGAACTGCAACCAACCCGGCATTCCTGATTATTCGGCGCGACAATATAGGCGACCTGGTCTGCACCACGCCTTTATTGCATGCATTGCGCCGACAACTGCCAACGGCGCGAATTGACTGCCTGGTAACCCGGTATAACCGAGCTGTGCTAAACGGCAATCCGGACATCGACGCGCTTCATGCTTACACCAAGGCCAAGCACCGTGATCAGGGCGAATCTGCTCTGGCTATCCACTGGCAGCGGTTGCGCATGGTCATGGACCTTCGTCAACGCCATTTCGACTGGATTCTTCTGCCCGGCGGCGCCAGCGCCAGCGCCCTGCGTTTTGCGCGTTGGATTGGTGGCGATCAGGTACTGATCCGCGACGACCAGGACAAGGTCGCCGGGGAGCACGAAGTCGAGCAATGTTGCCACCTCCTGACTCGGCTCGGACTCGAATATGAGGCTCCTCCGACGCGGGTCTATCCCTCTGCCGACGAAGCCGACGCGGCTGAAGAAACTCTCGTGGCGAGGTTGGGAACCAGGCCCAAACACCTGATTGGCCTGCACATCAGCGCGCGCAAGCCCACGCAACGCTGGCCAGCCGAAGCGTTTGCCGAGCTCGCGCGCGCACTGACCGGGCCGGATACCGCGTTCATACTCCTGTGGGCTCCGGGCGCGGAAGACAATGCAAAACATCCCGGCGATGACACCAAAGCGAGGAAAATACTCGAATTGACAGCCGGACTGCCCATTGTACCGATGGCCACGACGCGCCTGGAAGAACTGGTCGCCGCGCTCTCGCTCTGCGATACGGTGATATGCGGTGACGGCGGGGCGATGCATCTGTCGGCCGGCCTGAACAAACCCATTGTCTGTTTGTTTGGCCAATCCACTGCCGCACGCTGGCATCCCTGGGGTCCGCGCCATGAAGTGCTCCAACCGCAGAGCCGGAATGTGAGAGATGTTTCCGTGGCTGCCGTAGCCGCGGCGTACCGGCGGTTGATGCCATGACCGAGGCCTGCCGGACCGAGAGGGGCCAGTGAGGCGCTTAGCCTACGGCGCGTCGCAATGCATCCGGCAGTCGAGTCGAGCGTCCGGTGGTCGGGTCGATCCACACCAGGGTGACTTTGCCATCGCAGTACAGGTGCCCGTCTTCCCGCCCCATGATTTTGTGTCCCAGAGTGATCGAGCGCTCGCCTAAGCGTTCGAGGAACAATTGCACTTCGATGTCAGCAGGCCACCGGATGGGTGCGCGATAGTCAAGCTGGCAGGCCGCCATGACGGGTTTGCTGCGGCTGTCGTCGAGTACGCCCGGTAATTGCATCAACCAGTTCAGGCGTGCCTCCTCCAGATAGGTTAAATAGCTGGCGTTGTTGACGTGATTGAATGCATCCAGGTCGCGCCAGCGGACCTCCATGGGCGTGACGCACAACTGCCGTTCCGTGGTCTCATTCATGACGTTCTACTCCCTCGCAATTGAGACAAATTGCTCATTATCCGGGATGTTTCATAACCAGTGCCGATGTCGCGCCGGATATGGGTTTCACAAGGGACACCGAAAGAGCGGCGTATCGGTGATGACGGCCGACGGAGGAAATATCCCATGTGGAATCAACAGCCCCGCGAGATCGGCGGTTGTTGTGAGACATTCGGGTTGTGAGACATTCGGGTTGTGAAACATTCGGGTTATGTACGTAGCACCCAGACAATCCATTAGACAAGGCGATGAATGTCTCCGGCTAACGCATCGGGGCGCCGCTGAGCGCGCAGTTTCATCGGGCGACCGGTCCTTAAACGTGCGCGCAGGGTCTCGATCGTGTGGAGGGTCTATGGCGCAAGACCGCCCGCGCCGGTTCAGCCTTCCAGGCGGTGCAGCCGTTCGCGCAGCGATTCCAGTTCTTCGAGCAGATCGAGCGCCAACGCCAGGCCGGGGGTATTGATCCCCAGGTCGTCGCGCAGACGTCGCGCACAGCGCGCACGATGGATATTGGCGGCGGAAAACTGCCACTGGGAGGCGCCAGCCTCAAGCGGTTCGAGGATGCCAAAATCCACCAGTTCGGCGACTTCCTCGGCGCTCAAGCGGCTGATGCGGCACAACTGGCCGAGGGTCAGGCTGGCGGACGATTCGAGCAATTCGCCAGTCAGAAATACTTGCATCGTCTTGGTCATATTCGGTCACACTCCGAGTCCGGCGCGAGGGTTGAAGTCGAGCGCTTGTTTGCAGTTTTCGTAAGCCTGACGGGCCTGATCGGTATCGGCCTTCGGCAGAGCGATCTGCAGGATGACGTAGAAATCTCCCGACTCTCTGGCGGGTATGCCGCGGCCCTTGAGGCGCAGTTTGCGTCCACCGGACGAATTCGCCGGCAGCTTGAGATCGACTGTCCCGGCTGGCGTGGGTACTTTCACCGTGGCGCCGAGCGCGGCTTCCCAGGGCGCGACGGGCAACTCCAGATAGACGTCTTTGCCCTCGACCTTGTACAGCGCGTGAGGGCGAAACTCGATTTCCAGATAAAGGTCGCCGGCCTGCCCGCCGCCGATGCCGGCACCGCCCTGACCGGCCAGCCGGATGTGCTGGCCCTGGCGTACGCCTTTCGGGATACGCACATTCAGCGTGCGCTCCTTGAGCTGCGGCCGACCGTCAGGGCCCAGCTCAGTGTGCTTGAGGGATATGGCCCGCGATGCGCCCGCATAGGCATCTTCGAGGTCGATGAGAATTCTGGCATGCGTGTCCTCGCCCTGTGCACGGAAGCCCTGATAGGCGCCGCCGCCGCGCTGCGCGCCGCCAAATCCGCCGTGGCCGAACAGACTTTCGAAAAAGTCGCTGAACCCCGCCGCATCCGCATCGGTAAAGCCACCGCCGTGGAACTCAAAGCCCTGATCCCAATTTGGCGGCGGGCGGAAATCCTGCCCGGCCTGCCAGTTCGCTCCAAGCTGATCATAGGCAGCGCGTTTTTCCGGGTCTTTGAGGACTTCATAGGCTTCGCCGACCTCTTTGAAGCGCGCTTCGGCATCCGATTCCTGACTGACATCGGGGTGATATTTACGCGCCATTTTTCGATAGGCCCGCTTGATATCGTCCTGCGATGCTTCCCGGCTGACGCCGAGAATCTGGTAGTAATCCTTGAATTCCATGATGGGTCAGTCCTTTGTCATAAGGCGAGGATTGCGTCAGCGCCGGATCTCAACCGCCGGCTTTTACCGGTCAGGCATCTGTCGCGTCGTGAGACTCTCCGGCTCCTGGGCCGGTGCCTGCCCGGTCGGTTCCGCTGCGGAATCAAGAATGTAGCGCGTGCCGCAGTAGGGGCATACCTGTTGCGGCGCCTCAGCGCTCAGCGGCAGGTAGACCTTCGGATGCGCATTCCACAAGCATTCTTCCGGCAGCGGGCAGCTCACCGGCAGGTCCGTGGCCCTGACCCGATGCACCCGCTCGGTGGCGGCCGGCGCACACGCCGCACCACCGCTTGGCGCATCGATACCAGGATGTTTGCCGCTACGCATCAGTGCATCTCAACCGACAGGCGCCGCCGACGTGCCTGCGGCGCCTTGGGAATTTCGACCTCCAGAACGCCGTCACGGTAGTGGGCACGGGCCTTGTCCGCCTCGACTTGCGTCGGCAGTGCTATGGCGCGCTCGAAGCGTCCATAGGCACATTCGGTCATGTGGTAGCGGCCGTGCTTGCGCTGCTGCTCGAAGCGCTTTTCGCCACGCACGACAAGGTAGCCGTCATCCACCAGAAGGTCAAAATCACGCGTGTTCAGGCCCGGCGCTTCAAGGCGCACGTACAGCATGTCGTCGCTGTCGTACACCTCTGCGGCCAGCACGCCCCAACCGGCATTGCGCTGTGTCAGCCCGGTGGTTTTGTCATCCGATGCGACGTGGACTGGCACAAACCGGGTGATAGCGCTGGATGCCCGGCGATACAGACGCTGCCACCCGTCCATAAGGTAATCCCATGCATGATCAAGTCCTTCACGCAGTTGGGGTAAGCTTGCCATCGTTGGACACCTCCTCAGTCAGCATTCATTGCGATGCCCATAAAATGGGGTAACACGCGGGTCGCTTCAACCCGGATAATCCGTCAGACGCGGTAATGATTGTGCGGAGAATCGGATTGACAGGGAACCTTTCTCAACGGGCAGCTTCGTTGCGCTATTTCCGAGCGAGCAAGATTTTCAGGTGGATGCAAAGATCAAGCAAAGCGCCTCTACTAATGGTTGATCTGGCTTCAAGTGGTGTCAGACAGGGCGCGGCGAACGTGATCCGTGGCGCAACGTTCGTGAAACAGCGCACTTGCGCATTGCCCGGTGCAGGGCGCCCGGTGAGGGCTCGCGTGCGTTTATGGCGGTGTTGCGGCCTACTCGTGGCCATCACCCAAGGCCGAACGCTCCGCTTGCGCGCGGGCGCGGTCATAGCGCTCGCGCAGCAGCCAATACACCGCGCCGAGCGCGAGAGTGGCAAAACCAAGGGCCGCCAACTGCAAAGCATCGACCGTGCCAAGATCAAGGACGATGAATTTTCGTGCAAGCGCGAGCAAGGCGATCAGGATAATCGTGCGTACCTTGACGATGTGTTCCTGCCGATCCAGAACGCGCAAAATCGAGTGTTTGAACTCCAAGGCGATCAGCAGGGTGAGGATCATGCCGAATACGGACTGAAACACGCTGTGATCCAGCGGGTTCAGGCTACCGTGCACGAGCATGAAGAACACCTGGCGCATCAGGTTCCACAGCGCAATCACGATGATTGCCGCAATGAGCGTGGCCAGGAGCAGGGCGACAACCTGCTCGAAACGCTCATAGAGCGTCATGACGCCCCAGAATTTCTGGCTGTCGCTGGTGGGTCGATGTTTGCGTTGTTCGATGTTGTAGGACATGGCGTTCGGCTCTGCGTACGTCGATCCAATTGCATGCATGGACGCACTGCGGGTACCGCAGCGCGTCCTCCGTCAGCGGGAAAAACCCATGGCGGCACGCGGTGCCCGTAGTCAATACCACGGGCACCGACGGCTCGCTTAACCGACGCTGACCTCGATCCGGCGGGGCTGGACTTCGGCCCGCTTGGGCAGGCGCAGGGTGAGTTCGCCGTTTTTCAGTTCCGCACCGATGTTGTCCAGATCAAGCTCTTTGCTCAGCGTGAAACTGCGTCGATAACGCGTCGTACTCACATCGGCATACAGCGCCTCCATCCCATCCGGGATATCAATCGAAACCTCGCCGGAGAGGGTCAGGGTGTCGCCTTCGACCTGGATCTCCAGTCGGTCGCGAGAGGTACCGGGCAAATCGGCCTTGAGGGTGATTCCGGTGGCGTCCTCGATGATGTCGACGGCAGGCCGCAGGACCCGCTCGCTTGCGGTGGATTGAGGTGTCTGGGCAGCTTCGGTTTGCTGCAGGGTTGATTGATCGCTCATTGCATTGACTCCTGTGCGATATCGTCCGTCGTCGTGAGTGGCAGTCCGTTTACTGGACCTCGATTCTGCGCGGTTGCAACTCTTCCTTGCGCGCGATGGTGATGTGCAGCACACCGTCTCTGTAGGCTGCGTTGACCCGGTCGGGGTCAACGTCCTCCGGCACCGTGATGACGCGCTTGAATTTGCCGTCGAAACGCTCGCGGCGGTAGATCTGGGCGCCCTCGGGTAAGGCCGAGGCGCGTTCGCCAGCCACCGTCAGCAGGTTTTGCTCAAGCGAGACATCGAGTGTCTTGGGGTCGAGTCCTGCAGCGAAAACGTAAACATCCACCTGTTTGGGAGTGGCGCCGATGTTGATGGCAGGATAGGTGCCCGCGGCCACCGCGCGAATGCCACGCGGCCCACTCCAGTCGCTGAACAGTGCATCCATTTCGCGGCGCATGCGTTCGAACTGATCGAACAGGTCGCTGGTAGCCAAATAAGCCATGGCTGGATTCCTCCTTCGTGGTTCATTGCGATGGGCGCACAGCTCTGCGCCCTGATTCCTCAGCGCGAAAATAGGGTTATCCAAAACAGTTTCAAGGGCTGAAATAGCGCAGTCCGCAGCCAAATCAATGCGTGCGTGCGCCGGGAAACACCCGAATCAAATACCACGAATCAAATGCTGCGATTCAAATGCTGCGATTCAAATGAAGCGATCTCGATGTATGTTCGGCGCCGAACCCAGGCGAGGATGCGCGAAATGCGTCTGTGCAGGTCTTGCCTGACCTCGCCGAACCGCTTACCACCCCGGAACCAAAGGCGCATCGTCAGCGCTGCCCGTTGACGGCAAGCGTCGTGTTTATTTGTACCGGATGCGAGATCGGCCCGGCGGGATAGGCTTGCAGCCACGGGCGAACGAAAATGCTGAAAGACGTACAGCAGGCACAGTGTGAGGCGGGACATGGTCTGGACGAAAACGGAACCCTCGTCATGCCCGTGCGATGCGGCAAAAACGGCGGGGCCATGACGCCCCGCCTTGTGGATTCCGATGCGCTATGCGCTCAGCGCATCAATTCGCATTTGAACCTGGATAATCCTTTAGGAAAGATGCCCGAGCTTGAGCTTTGCAAGCACAGAAAACCTTCCTCGTTCGGGCATCGCACAACGATGCCGCTGGCCGAAGAAAATTCGCTGTGAATCCAGATCACTGCGCAATCATCACCCCGCCTGATGGATTACCTGGCTTGAATATTCGGCGGCTCGCCGGCCTGCAGGGCCAATCTGGCCTCCTCGGGGTCGGGCAGCCCGCTGTTCACCGCCAACGCGATAATGAACAGACTGAAAATCGCGATGACCACCATGCCCCAGGGGAAAGGCAGCAAGCCGTCTCCGCCGGTGAGGTTGGCTGGCCCGAGCCGGGTGATCAGCCACATGCCGAAAAAATAGGGCAATAGCCACCAAGCGCCGCGCCAGCGCAAGTGGGCAAGCGAACGGACCTTGAAACCCTCGTAGACGATATAGATCACAAAGAATACCGCCAGCATGCCGAACAGAAAGTTGTCCGTCTCCGCACCGCTCCAGTAAATGATGAAATTCGACACGATGAAGGCGATCGGCGCGATCACCCACGGCGCGCGCATCACAAACGGTCGGCCATGTTGTTCCACCGGCAGCGTCTTGCGCAGAGTCAGCAACACGACGGGGCCGATACCGTAGGACAGCACGGACACCGAGGAAATGTACCCCACCAGCTTCTGCCACGACGGGAACGGAAAGAAGAAAAACACACCGAAGAGAAATGTGACGATCAGCGCCACCCACGGCACGCCTGGCCCGATAACGCGCGAAAACAGCGGGGTCATCAGCCCTTCCTCACCGGTGGCGTAGACCACACGCGAGGTCGTCGTCGAGTAAATGATGGCCGTGCCGCCCGGAGAAACTACCGCGTCGATATAGAGCAACATTGCCAACCAGCCCAGCCCGAGCAGAGTCGCCAGACCCGCGAACGGCCCGGCGATGCCCGCGAAGTGCAGATTCGCCCAGCCGTGCGCGATGTCGCCCGGCGCCACGCTGAAAACCATCGCCACTTCCAGCGCGAGATACAGGATCAACGCCAGAATCACAGAGCCGATCACGGCGATCGGAATGTACTTCTGTGGGTTGCTGGTCTCGCCGGCCAGTTCGACCGCCTGGCGGAAGCCAAGAAAATTGAACACGATGCCTGAGGTGGCGACGGCAGAAAGGATACCTTCGGCGCCGGCGGGGGCGAAACCGTGCGAAGTCAGGTTCGCGCCGTGATGCGCGGCGATCAGCAAGGCAATCACGGTGAGCGTTGGGATGGCCAGTTTCCACCATACCAATGTGCTGTTGATGCGCAGCAGCCAGCGAATGCCGAACGAGTTGAGCAGCACAAAGAAACCGAGCATGGCGAAAGAGACCCAGAAGCCAAGCGCAGTGAGAATACCGGTTTTCGGATTGACGAAACCGTGTATGTAGTTGTTGGCATAGCTGAGTACAGCCATGACCTCGACCGGCGCGACTGAAACGTACCCCAGGAACACGACCCAACTCATGACCAAGGCCATCAGGTTGCCATGACTGAGCTTGGGGAACGAAACCACGGCGCCGCTGCGGGGAAACGCCGTGGCGAGTTCGGCATAGACGAAAGCAAGTAACAGGATGGCGATACCCCCGATGACCCACGACACCATGCTGGCGGGACCGGCAATCTTGGCGGCCTGGAGCGGGCCGAACAGCCAGCCCGAGCCAATCATGCCCCCCAGGCTGGCGAACAGCAGTCCGATAATGCCGGCATCGCGGCGGAGTTTCCCGCCCGCCGGCCTGACCCGTGTGGCGGAAGCAGCGTCAGAAGCAGTGGATGACATAAGCTGAACCCTCGAAGTTATATGGACGATGAAAACCTGCCTCGTGACAGGCCGGATCGTTCCTCCGGCGGCCTGGTGATCGCAATCCGTCACCGGCTCGGCGAGATCGGCCCGAACCGGATTCGGTTCGGACCGACTTCTCTATAATTTAAGGTCTAAAATGAGCGAACAGTAATTACCTGAAAGCATATTCAAAACTTCGACTGACCTTGGCGCCAAATAGTTCCGCGCAAATGATGCTGACAAGGCGCGGCACCGGCGGTGCCGCTTGATCGGGAACGAGTTTCCTCGGCATTAGTTCAACCCGGATCATTCATCAGGCTGGGCGATAATTGCGCAGATATTTGGATGCACAGGGATTTTTTCAGCGAGCGACCCCGTTGTGGAATGCCCGAACGAATCATCAATCTGTGGGTTCTAAAGATCAGGCGAAGATCAGGCAAGGCCGCCCTTGCGCATGGATCATCCGGGTTCAAAGTGATGCCGCAGCAAACAGGATGCATCTCAGGATCATATGCTTACCGCGTTTTTCTTAGCGCACAAAGGAGTCTAAGACATGACGGAAAACGACCGTTACACCCCGCCGAAAATCTGGACATGGGACACGGAAAACGGCGGACATTTTGCCCGGATTAACCGGCCGGTTGCCGGCGCGACCCATGACAAGACGCTGCCCCTCGGCAAGCATCCGCTGCAGCTTTATTCTCTCGGCACACCCAACGGGGTCAAGATCACCATCATGCTCGAAGAGCTGCTCGCACTCGGCCATAGCGGTGCAGAGTACGATGCCTGGTTGATCGACATTCTCCAGGGCGAACAATTCTCCAGCGGCTTCGTCGAAATCAACCCCAATTCAAAGATTCCGGCACTGCTCGATTGCAGCACCGAACCGCCCACGCGCGTATTCGAATCCGGCTCGATTCTGCTTTACCTGGCTGAAAAATTCGACGCCTTCCTGCCAACCGCTCACCACTCGCGAACCGAGACGCTCAACTGGCTGTTCTGGCACATGGGCGCAACGGCCGACCTGGGGGGTGGCTTCGGGCATTTCTACGCCTATGCACCGGAAAAGTGGCGCTATCCCATCGACCGCTACGCGATGGAGGTCAAACGCCAGCTGGACGTGCTCGACCGCAATCTGGCCGGACGTGAGTTTATCGCCGGAGACACTTACACCATTGCCGACATCGGCATCTATCCATGGTATGGCGAGCTGGCCTTGGGACGTTTGTACGATGCGGGCGAATTCCTCTCCGTACATGAATACCGCAACGTCGTGCGCTGGGCCGAAGCAATCGATGCCCGCG
This genomic stretch from Acidihalobacter ferrooxydans harbors:
- a CDS encoding zinc-finger domain-containing protein; the protein is MRSGKHPGIDAPSGGAACAPAATERVHRVRATDLPVSCPLPEECLWNAHPKVYLPLSAEAPQQVCPYCGTRYILDSAAEPTGQAPAQEPESLTTRQMPDR
- a CDS encoding DnaJ C-terminal domain-containing protein, whose translation is MEFKDYYQILGVSREASQDDIKRAYRKMARKYHPDVSQESDAEARFKEVGEAYEVLKDPEKRAAYDQLGANWQAGQDFRPPPNWDQGFEFHGGGFTDADAAGFSDFFESLFGHGGFGGAQRGGGAYQGFRAQGEDTHARILIDLEDAYAGASRAISLKHTELGPDGRPQLKERTLNVRIPKGVRQGQHIRLAGQGGAGIGGGQAGDLYLEIEFRPHALYKVEGKDVYLELPVAPWEAALGATVKVPTPAGTVDLKLPANSSGGRKLRLKGRGIPARESGDFYVILQIALPKADTDQARQAYENCKQALDFNPRAGLGV
- a CDS encoding Hsp20/alpha crystallin family protein, whose amino-acid sequence is MSDQSTLQQTEAAQTPQSTASERVLRPAVDIIEDATGITLKADLPGTSRDRLEIQVEGDTLTLSGEVSIDIPDGMEALYADVSTTRYRRSFTLSKELDLDNIGAELKNGELTLRLPKRAEVQPRRIEVSVG
- the yghU gene encoding glutathione-dependent disulfide-bond oxidoreductase is translated as MTENDRYTPPKIWTWDTENGGHFARINRPVAGATHDKTLPLGKHPLQLYSLGTPNGVKITIMLEELLALGHSGAEYDAWLIDILQGEQFSSGFVEINPNSKIPALLDCSTEPPTRVFESGSILLYLAEKFDAFLPTAHHSRTETLNWLFWHMGATADLGGGFGHFYAYAPEKWRYPIDRYAMEVKRQLDVLDRNLAGREFIAGDTYTIADIGIYPWYGELALGRLYDAGEFLSVHEYRNVVRWAEAIDARAPVRRGRMVNRLRGEPSEQLRERHDASDFELRTQDKQPPE
- a CDS encoding acyl-CoA thioesterase, encoding MNETTERQLCVTPMEVRWRDLDAFNHVNNASYLTYLEEARLNWLMQLPGVLDDSRSKPVMAACQLDYRAPIRWPADIEVQLFLERLGERSITLGHKIMGREDGHLYCDGKVTLVWIDPTTGRSTRLPDALRRAVG
- a CDS encoding chaperone modulator CbpM, producing the protein MTKTMQVFLTGELLESSASLTLGQLCRISRLSAEEVAELVDFGILEPLEAGASQWQFSAANIHRARCARRLRDDLGINTPGLALALDLLEELESLRERLHRLEG
- a CDS encoding Hsp20/alpha crystallin family protein, whose product is MAYLATSDLFDQFERMRREMDALFSDWSGPRGIRAVAAGTYPAINIGATPKQVDVYVFAAGLDPKTLDVSLEQNLLTVAGERASALPEGAQIYRRERFDGKFKRVITVPEDVDPDRVNAAYRDGVLHITIARKEELQPRRIEVQ
- a CDS encoding Hsp20/alpha crystallin family protein, whose product is MASLPQLREGLDHAWDYLMDGWQRLYRRASSAITRFVPVHVASDDKTTGLTQRNAGWGVLAAEVYDSDDMLYVRLEAPGLNTRDFDLLVDDGYLVVRGEKRFEQQRKHGRYHMTECAYGRFERAIALPTQVEADKARAHYRDGVLEVEIPKAPQARRRRLSVEMH
- a CDS encoding APC family permease, whose translation is MSSTASDAASATRVRPAGGKLRRDAGIIGLLFASLGGMIGSGWLFGPLQAAKIAGPASMVSWVIGGIAILLLAFVYAELATAFPRSGAVVSFPKLSHGNLMALVMSWVVFLGYVSVAPVEVMAVLSYANNYIHGFVNPKTGILTALGFWVSFAMLGFFVLLNSFGIRWLLRINSTLVWWKLAIPTLTVIALLIAAHHGANLTSHGFAPAGAEGILSAVATSGIVFNFLGFRQAVELAGETSNPQKYIPIAVIGSVILALILYLALEVAMVFSVAPGDIAHGWANLHFAGIAGPFAGLATLLGLGWLAMLLYIDAVVSPGGTAIIYSTTTSRVVYATGEEGLMTPLFSRVIGPGVPWVALIVTFLFGVFFFFPFPSWQKLVGYISSVSVLSYGIGPVVLLTLRKTLPVEQHGRPFVMRAPWVIAPIAFIVSNFIIYWSGAETDNFLFGMLAVFFVIYIVYEGFKVRSLAHLRWRGAWWLLPYFFGMWLITRLGPANLTGGDGLLPFPWGMVVIAIFSLFIIALAVNSGLPDPEEARLALQAGEPPNIQAR
- a CDS encoding glycosyltransferase family 9 protein encodes the protein MLNGNPDIDALHAYTKAKHRDQGESALAIHWQRLRMVMDLRQRHFDWILLPGGASASALRFARWIGGDQVLIRDDQDKVAGEHEVEQCCHLLTRLGLEYEAPPTRVYPSADEADAAEETLVARLGTRPKHLIGLHISARKPTQRWPAEAFAELARALTGPDTAFILLWAPGAEDNAKHPGDDTKARKILELTAGLPIVPMATTRLEELVAALSLCDTVICGDGGAMHLSAGLNKPIVCLFGQSTAARWHPWGPRHEVLQPQSRNVRDVSVAAVAAAYRRLMP